The Trichosurus vulpecula isolate mTriVul1 chromosome 4, mTriVul1.pri, whole genome shotgun sequence genome contains a region encoding:
- the LOC118846963 gene encoding transcription factor CP2-like protein 1: MLLWHNQPEHLWPSPGELYPCPTSNLLRESLALPYLKQDPASISTSDMHCPVFQYVLCAVTSPAVKQHEETLTYLNQGQSYEVRMFCNPKLGDASQWPRLLKSVVRVVFHDRRLQYTEQQQLEGWRWSRPGDRILDIDVPLSVGVVEPQVLPSLLNTVEFLWDPAKRTSLFLQVNCISTEFTPRKNGGEKGVPFRIQIDTFKPADKGVPIEHLHSASCLIKVFKPKGADRKQKTDREKIEKQSLQEREKYQPAYETTVFTECSPWPETSTGLHACPSSPGLTSPRSFKFLTPERICSSPPFSLDSSVDSPGEALSPGASISETQQWLHRHRFSGYCRMLANFTGADLLKLSRQDLIQICGAADGIRLSNTLKARPIRPRLTLYVSPEALEHGSETPQSTDSGSYQQVYLDELSTAELTGKLAELLSLPANQIHQLFRQGPSGIHVLISDLVVQNLVDESYFVAVAKKESRWLPLVSELGSQQGTQSRPAETKDLGCNHQGRWAESSAQRLGIIQDAPGTDHLEELGLWTSHEGLAPPEGPVSNPHVEQTSTSLCELNC, from the exons ATGTTACTCTGGCACAACCAACCAGAACATCTGTGGCCCAGCCCGGGGGAGCTATACCCCTGTCCCACTAGCAATCTGCTCAG GGAGTCCCTGGCACTGCCGTACCTGAAGCAGGACCCTGCCAGCATTTCTACCTCGGACATGCACTGTCCAGTTTTCCAATATGTCCTCTGTGCTGTCACATCTCCTGCTGTCAAGCAACATGAGGAAACACTCACCTACCTGAACCAGG GGCAATCCTATGAGGTCCGGATGTTCTGTAACCCCAAACTAGGGGATGCTTCCCAGTGGCCTCGACTGCTGAAG AGTGTGGTACGTGTGGTTTTTCACGACCGACGCCTGCAATATACTGAACAACAGCAGCTGGAGGGTTGGCGATGGAGCCGTCCAGGGGACAGGATACTGGACATTG ATGTGCCCCTCTCAGTGGGGGTGGTAGAGCCCCAAGTACTGCCCTCACTCCTCAACACAGTGGAGTTTCTCTGGGATCCTGCAAAGAGGACATCTCTCTTCTTGCAG GTTAATTGCATTAGCACAGAGTTCACCCCTCGAAAAAATGGTGGGGAGAAGGGTGTCCCCTTCCGCATCCAGATTGACACCTTCAAACCAGCTGACAAGGGGGTACCTATAGAGCATCTGCATTCAGCCAGCTGCCTCATAAAAGTCTTCAAG CCTAAGGGGGCTGACCGGAAGCAgaaaacagacagagagaagattgAGAAGCAGTCActacaggagagagagaagtatcaGCCAGCCTATGAGACCACTGTCTTCAcagag TGTTCACCATGGCCTGAGACCTCTACTGGTCTTCATGCCTGTCCCAGCTCTCCTGGCCTGACTTCTCCCCGTTCTTTCAAGTTCCTGACTCCTGAAAG GATCTGTTCCTCCCCACCCTTTTCCCTGGACAGCTCAGTGGACAGCCCTGGTGAG GCCCTCAGCCCTGGGGCTTCTATCTCAGAGACACAGCAGTGGTTACACCGTCATCGATTCTCTGGCTACTGCAGGATGCTGGCCAACTTCACTG GTGCAGATTTGCTGAAACTATCCCGCCAGGACCTCATCCAGATTTGTGGAGCTGCTGATGGGATCCGTCTCTCCAATACCCTGAAAGCCAG GCCCATCCGTCCCAGGCTTACCTTGTACGTGTCTCCAGAGGCCCTGGAGCATGGAAGTGAGACCCCCCAGAGTACAGACTCAG GGTCTTACCAACAGGTTTATCTGGATGAGCTCAGCACTGCTGAACTGACCGGAAAACTGGCTGAACTCCTGTCTCTCCCAGCCAATCAAATCCATCAGCTCTTTCGCCAAGGCCCTAGTGGCATCCATGTGCTCATCAGCGACCTG GTGGTCCAAAATCTGGTGGATGAATCCTATTTTGTGGCTGTGGCAAAGAAAG AATCCAGATGGCTACCACTTGTTTCTGAGTTAGGCTCCCAACAGGGTACCCAGTCAAGACCAGCAGAAACAAAGGATTTGGGATGCAACCAC cAAGGGAGGTGGGCAGAGTCCTCGGCTCAAAGGCTTGGCATTATCCAAGATGCTCCAGGAACAGATCATCTGGAGGAACTGGGACTGTGGACTAGCCATGAAGGATTGGCACCTCCTGAGGGACCTGTCTCAAATCCTCACGTGGAACAGACATCAACATCACTGTGTGAGCTCAACTGCTAG